One window of Dyadobacter sandarakinus genomic DNA carries:
- a CDS encoding MBL fold metallo-hydrolase: protein MRIRTVDTGYFKLDGGAMFGVVPKSLWNKHNPADEKNLCTWAMRCLLIEDENRLILIDTGLGDKQDARFFGHYDLHGDASLLSSIRQNGYTPEDITDVVLTHLHFDHVGGAVTYNHDRSELRPVFPNATYWSNEAHWHWATNPNPREKASFLRENIWPLHESGQLKFISEGSSPFPSVDFLHVNGHTEQMMLPLIHAGKHRLLYAADLLPSSYHIPLAWVMSYDVRPLLTMQEKETILQTAAQENYVLIFEHDPVYEAGIVEQTDKGIRIRERGNLSSFINL from the coding sequence ATGAGGATACGTACAGTAGATACCGGATATTTCAAGCTGGATGGAGGCGCCATGTTCGGGGTGGTACCTAAGTCGCTCTGGAACAAACACAATCCTGCGGACGAAAAGAACCTTTGTACCTGGGCAATGCGATGCCTGCTTATCGAAGACGAAAACCGGCTTATTCTGATCGATACCGGCCTCGGCGACAAGCAGGATGCCAGGTTCTTCGGGCACTATGACCTGCACGGAGATGCAAGCCTGCTTAGTTCCATCAGGCAAAATGGCTACACGCCGGAAGATATTACCGATGTAGTACTCACACACCTTCATTTTGATCATGTAGGCGGAGCCGTAACTTACAATCATGACCGCTCCGAGTTACGGCCCGTTTTCCCGAATGCTACGTACTGGTCCAACGAGGCACACTGGCACTGGGCAACCAACCCCAACCCCAGGGAAAAAGCGTCTTTTTTACGAGAAAACATCTGGCCGCTGCACGAGAGCGGACAGCTGAAATTCATTTCCGAAGGCAGTTCACCATTTCCATCGGTAGACTTTTTACACGTAAACGGACATACGGAGCAAATGATGCTTCCTCTGATCCACGCCGGAAAGCACCGTCTGCTTTACGCCGCCGACCTGCTCCCGTCCAGCTATCACATTCCATTAGCCTGGGTGATGAGCTATGACGTGCGTCCGCTGCTCACCATGCAGGAGAAGGAAACTATCCTGCAAACCGCGGCACAAGAAAATTACGTCCTGATCTTTGAACATGACCCCGTGTACGAAGCCGGAATTGTGGAGCAGACGGACAAAGGTATCCGCATCCGCGAACGCGGCAACCTGAGCAGCTTTATCAACCTGTAA
- a CDS encoding VCBS repeat-containing protein — protein sequence MKQARSCLAGVFFLFIVQLFVSCNSSSSEKDEQSKAGPALFSLLTPEKTGVTFENTLTEGLNTNVLMYEYFYNGGGVAAGDVNGDGLDDIYFTGNMVANKLYLNKGKMTFADITSVAGVAGRERPWKTGVTMADVNGDGKLDIYVCYSGNVSPESLKNQLFINKGNNAQGIPEFEELAEQYGLADPSTSTQAAFFDFDKDGDLDMFLLNHNPKSLPILDEASTADLLKKDDPISGVRLFRHEAGKNGTPHFTDITAKAGIKSSPLTYGLGIGIADVNQDGWQDMYVSNDYSVPDFLYINNGNGTFTDATDAGIGHTSHSSMGNDIADFNNDGLPDIFTLDMLPEDNRRQKLLAGLDNYELFDFNVKVGFHHQYMRNMLQLNEGAGKNTKAPVFSEIGQLSGVSNTDWSWAPLFADYDNDGWKDIFITNGNLRDFTNMDFVKFMGDHLKRIEGQVKREDVLQLVYQMPSSNMKNYLFHNQKNLTFTNVAEQWGLGEVSNSGGAAYADLDNDGDLDLVVNNINKPAFIYQNESGSQLKTNYLNVKLDGAGLNTLGLGAKLTIYQKGKKQYLEQMPTRGYQSSVSPVLHFGLGKEGTIDSLRIVWLNAKTELLVNPKVNQLLTLSEKNAKPGTAKSTTAKPVFVPVNAPIAFKGAPVNTNDFKRQPLLTNPISFSGPCMVKGDVNGDGIADIFAGGGSGEPAKLYIGGPNGSFTLRPVPAFVADKQSEDTDAAFFDANGDGFTDLFVCSGGYASFMPEDPLLQSRLYLNDGKGNFTKAAGVLPAMLTSTSCVEVADVNGDGKPDLFVGGRVIPGRYPETPRSYLLINDGEGKFSDQTKALCPALERIGMVTDASWADFNGDKKPDLVVAGEWMPVSIFISSNGKLENKTSEYFDKPYSGWWNKLLVEDLNGDGKPEIVAGNMGLNTQCKASDKEPVQLIYKDFDDNGSVDPIMSFYIQGKSYPYITRDELLDQMSIMRTRFQDYKSYADATVKEVFTQDELEGAQELTSNYLQTTIFVTNKNGKYAPTVLPLEAQNSPVYTITSLDFNADGKKDLLLCGNVSKARLRFGKYDANYGVLLKGKGNGAFEYVPQALSGFSLRGDVRSVLPVGNKLLFGINQQEVKAYQLGSAQ from the coding sequence ATGAAGCAAGCCCGATCCTGCCTTGCAGGCGTGTTTTTCCTGTTTATAGTTCAACTTTTCGTTTCCTGTAATTCATCTTCCTCTGAAAAGGATGAACAATCCAAGGCAGGTCCAGCCCTTTTCAGTCTGCTTACGCCGGAAAAAACAGGTGTCACCTTTGAAAATACCCTGACGGAAGGCCTTAATACGAATGTGCTCATGTACGAGTACTTCTATAATGGCGGCGGGGTTGCAGCCGGTGATGTGAACGGGGATGGTCTTGACGATATTTATTTCACAGGTAATATGGTCGCCAACAAGCTCTACCTGAACAAAGGCAAGATGACGTTTGCGGACATAACAAGTGTGGCAGGCGTAGCCGGCAGGGAAAGGCCGTGGAAAACCGGCGTGACGATGGCCGATGTGAATGGTGACGGCAAGCTCGACATCTATGTGTGCTACTCTGGGAACGTTTCGCCGGAAAGTCTCAAAAATCAGCTTTTCATTAACAAAGGCAACAATGCGCAGGGTATCCCCGAGTTTGAGGAGCTGGCCGAGCAATATGGCCTGGCAGATCCAAGTACAAGCACGCAGGCGGCATTTTTTGATTTTGACAAAGATGGTGACCTCGATATGTTCCTGCTCAATCACAATCCCAAGTCACTCCCGATCCTCGATGAGGCAAGTACCGCCGATCTGCTGAAAAAAGATGACCCGATTTCGGGTGTAAGGTTGTTTCGTCATGAAGCCGGGAAAAACGGTACACCCCATTTTACCGACATCACTGCCAAAGCCGGCATCAAAAGCTCGCCTCTTACCTATGGTCTCGGGATTGGCATAGCGGATGTAAATCAGGATGGCTGGCAGGATATGTATGTGTCCAATGATTATTCCGTACCCGATTTCCTGTACATCAATAATGGAAATGGTACGTTTACAGATGCTACCGATGCAGGCATTGGGCATACGTCGCACTCCTCCATGGGCAATGACATTGCCGACTTCAACAATGATGGTCTGCCGGATATTTTTACGCTGGATATGCTGCCCGAAGATAATCGCCGCCAGAAGCTGCTTGCCGGTCTCGACAACTATGAACTGTTTGATTTCAACGTTAAAGTTGGTTTTCATCACCAGTATATGCGCAATATGCTGCAATTGAATGAGGGTGCAGGGAAAAACACGAAAGCGCCGGTATTCTCAGAAATTGGTCAGCTGTCGGGCGTTTCCAACACGGATTGGAGCTGGGCGCCGCTTTTTGCAGATTATGATAATGATGGCTGGAAGGACATTTTCATCACGAACGGAAACCTGCGGGATTTTACGAACATGGACTTTGTAAAGTTTATGGGCGACCATCTTAAGCGGATAGAAGGACAGGTGAAGCGGGAAGATGTATTGCAGCTTGTTTATCAGATGCCTTCTTCCAATATGAAAAACTATCTTTTTCATAATCAGAAAAACCTGACATTCACTAATGTAGCTGAGCAATGGGGCCTGGGAGAAGTCTCCAACAGCGGAGGCGCTGCCTATGCCGATCTGGATAATGATGGTGACCTGGACCTGGTTGTCAACAACATCAACAAACCTGCATTCATTTACCAGAACGAATCAGGGTCGCAGCTAAAGACCAATTATCTGAATGTAAAGCTGGATGGTGCCGGGTTGAATACGCTCGGGCTGGGCGCAAAGCTGACTATTTACCAGAAAGGAAAAAAGCAGTACCTCGAACAAATGCCTACCAGAGGTTACCAGTCGAGCGTGTCGCCGGTATTGCATTTCGGACTCGGAAAAGAAGGTACAATCGACTCGCTGCGGATTGTGTGGCTGAATGCAAAAACCGAGCTGCTGGTAAATCCGAAAGTCAATCAGCTGCTGACATTATCAGAAAAGAATGCAAAGCCGGGTACGGCAAAAAGTACTACTGCCAAGCCTGTTTTTGTCCCGGTAAATGCGCCGATCGCTTTCAAAGGTGCGCCGGTTAATACCAATGATTTCAAGCGCCAGCCACTGCTCACAAATCCTATTTCATTTTCCGGTCCGTGTATGGTCAAAGGAGATGTGAATGGGGACGGGATAGCGGATATTTTTGCAGGCGGCGGCTCGGGTGAACCTGCAAAACTGTACATAGGCGGTCCAAATGGATCTTTTACGCTTCGGCCAGTACCTGCATTTGTCGCAGACAAACAAAGTGAGGATACCGACGCCGCGTTTTTTGATGCAAACGGGGATGGTTTTACGGATCTGTTTGTGTGCAGCGGCGGTTATGCAAGCTTTATGCCTGAGGATCCACTGCTGCAAAGCCGGCTGTACCTGAATGATGGCAAGGGTAATTTTACAAAAGCTGCGGGTGTATTGCCGGCCATGCTCACCAGTACCAGCTGCGTGGAAGTCGCGGATGTGAATGGAGACGGGAAGCCCGACCTCTTTGTCGGTGGGCGCGTGATCCCGGGAAGATACCCCGAGACACCCCGGAGCTACCTGCTGATCAATGATGGAGAAGGAAAGTTTTCGGATCAGACGAAGGCATTGTGCCCGGCTTTGGAACGTATTGGAATGGTTACGGATGCCAGCTGGGCCGATTTCAATGGAGACAAGAAGCCCGACCTGGTAGTGGCAGGGGAGTGGATGCCGGTCAGTATATTTATCAGCAGCAACGGAAAGCTGGAAAATAAAACAAGCGAGTACTTTGATAAACCATATAGCGGCTGGTGGAATAAACTGCTTGTGGAAGATCTCAATGGAGATGGTAAGCCGGAAATTGTGGCCGGGAACATGGGGCTCAACACCCAATGCAAAGCCAGTGACAAGGAGCCGGTTCAGCTGATCTACAAAGATTTTGACGATAACGGATCCGTGGATCCGATTATGAGTTTTTATATCCAGGGAAAAAGTTATCCCTACATCACCCGCGACGAGCTGCTTGATCAGATGAGCATTATGCGGACGCGTTTTCAGGATTATAAAAGCTATGCGGATGCTACGGTTAAAGAGGTTTTTACACAGGATGAACTGGAAGGAGCACAGGAGCTTACCTCCAACTACCTGCAGACCACTATTTTTGTCACAAACAAAAACGGGAAGTATGCCCCTACGGTACTGCCGCTGGAAGCACAAAATTCACCGGTATACACCATTACTTCGCTGGACTTCAATGCCGATGGAAAAAAAGACCTGCTGCTTTGCGGCAATGTCAGCAAGGCCCGGCTGCGATTCGGGAAGTATGATGCCAATTATGGTGTTTTGCTGAAAGGTAAAGGCAATGGTGCATTTGAATATGTGCCGCAGGCATTGTCCGGATTTTCGCTTCGCGGGGATGTCCGGAGTGTATTGCCGGTGGGTAATAAGTTATTATTTGGTATAAATCAGCAGGAAGTTAAAGCATATCAACTTGGAAGTGCTCAATAA
- a CDS encoding patatin-like phospholipase family protein, which translates to MRVGLVLSGGGARGISHIGVAAALSEYGIVPDIISGTSSGAFVGALLAHGYKPREIIELITKTRLYSYLRLGFGVNGFLQLHKMEEVICRYLPHNSFEALQIPLIVTATDIVNAAEIRFSSGPLAIPIVASCSIPGLFSPIMHAGYELVDGGVLNNLPVEAIREETAFVIGSHCNPFLLDKPLKSTSEIVYRSLILAMHAKTRERFGKCDLLIEPPALSRFSIFDFRKAEQLFEAGYRYTKELLAEVRPRLPA; encoded by the coding sequence ATGCGCGTCGGACTGGTACTATCAGGCGGAGGCGCACGCGGAATTTCCCACATCGGGGTAGCAGCAGCATTATCCGAGTATGGCATCGTCCCGGATATAATCAGTGGCACGAGCTCAGGCGCCTTTGTAGGAGCATTGCTTGCGCACGGCTACAAACCCAGGGAAATTATTGAGCTGATTACCAAAACACGCCTGTACTCCTACCTCAGGCTTGGTTTCGGTGTGAATGGATTTTTGCAGCTGCACAAAATGGAAGAGGTTATATGCCGCTACCTGCCGCATAACAGTTTCGAAGCATTGCAGATACCCTTGATTGTGACGGCGACCGATATTGTAAATGCTGCCGAGATCAGGTTCAGCAGCGGGCCGCTGGCGATACCCATCGTAGCGTCGTGCAGTATTCCCGGACTTTTCAGTCCCATTATGCATGCAGGATACGAGCTGGTGGACGGAGGTGTGCTCAACAACCTGCCGGTAGAGGCCATAAGAGAAGAGACAGCATTCGTGATCGGCAGTCATTGCAATCCTTTTCTTTTGGATAAACCGCTGAAAAGCACCTCGGAGATCGTGTATCGCAGCCTGATTCTCGCCATGCACGCCAAAACGCGGGAGCGTTTCGGCAAATGTGACCTGCTCATCGAGCCGCCCGCCCTGAGCCGTTTCAGTATTTTTGATTTCCGGAAGGCTGAGCAGTTGTTTGAGGCAGGTTACCGGTATACCAAAGAACTGCTCGCCGAGGTAAGACCTCGGTTACCTGCCTGA
- a CDS encoding FAD-dependent oxidoreductase has product MNRRNFLETAMPAGIALAAGVSACMPKSQQMYPDKHYHISRGYHHIPKLRLSMDRIVKETVGLRPFRASGPRLDVEQLGNKTLVHNYGHGGSGWSLSWGTGNIARKHVLATQEKKVAVLGCGTVGIATARLLQESGCEVTIYTRDVPPNITSNLATGTWSPASRVCDVKVVRPEFRAVWEDACRFSFRRFQFLLGMNDIACWAEEYGVFQNEPNYVPGAGGEDFEVHGLLPERVSLSAREHPFKANHVTRRSNLMFNIPAYLRHQLQDFTMFGGKVKIQEIRKPEDIDALPEKVVVNCMGLGAKPVFNDEELTPVSGQLSCLIPQGEANYKLYTQGANFISRKDGIYIGSNGIVGNWDTTPSREQTEKTVGILMKLMEEMKG; this is encoded by the coding sequence ATGAACCGCAGAAATTTCCTTGAAACTGCAATGCCGGCTGGTATCGCGCTCGCAGCTGGCGTTTCGGCCTGCATGCCCAAAAGTCAGCAGATGTACCCCGACAAACATTACCATATTTCCCGGGGTTACCACCACATTCCCAAGCTGCGCCTTTCCATGGACCGCATTGTGAAAGAAACGGTGGGACTGCGGCCTTTCCGTGCGTCGGGACCCAGGCTGGATGTGGAGCAGCTCGGGAATAAAACGCTTGTTCATAACTATGGTCACGGAGGTTCGGGATGGTCGCTTTCATGGGGTACTGGAAACATTGCCCGCAAGCACGTGCTGGCTACGCAGGAGAAAAAGGTGGCGGTACTTGGCTGCGGTACGGTTGGTATTGCCACCGCGCGGCTGTTGCAGGAGAGCGGCTGTGAGGTGACGATCTACACCAGGGATGTTCCTCCCAACATCACCAGCAATCTTGCCACAGGTACCTGGTCACCGGCTTCCCGGGTGTGCGACGTCAAGGTTGTCAGGCCTGAGTTCCGGGCGGTATGGGAAGATGCCTGCCGGTTTTCATTCCGCAGGTTCCAGTTTTTACTGGGTATGAACGACATTGCATGCTGGGCGGAAGAGTACGGCGTTTTTCAAAATGAACCAAACTATGTGCCAGGTGCCGGCGGAGAGGACTTCGAGGTGCATGGACTTTTGCCGGAGAGAGTGAGCCTGAGTGCCAGGGAACACCCTTTTAAAGCAAATCATGTAACCCGCCGAAGCAACCTGATGTTCAACATACCGGCTTACCTCCGGCACCAGTTACAGGATTTTACCATGTTTGGTGGAAAAGTAAAAATACAGGAGATCAGAAAACCGGAGGACATTGACGCTCTACCCGAAAAAGTAGTGGTGAATTGCATGGGGCTCGGTGCCAAGCCGGTGTTCAATGATGAGGAACTGACACCCGTATCGGGGCAGCTTTCGTGCCTGATCCCGCAAGGAGAAGCGAATTATAAGCTGTATACGCAGGGGGCCAATTTCATCTCCCGTAAAGATGGAATTTACATTGGCAGTAATGGTATTGTCGGCAACTGGGATACAACGCCAAGCAGGGAGCAGACCGAAAAGACTGTCGGTATTTTGATGAAGTTGATGGAGGAAATGAAAGGCTGA
- a CDS encoding vanadium-dependent haloperoxidase, producing MLNKLILVLLLAGMLAGCKKDNKPFDIHPAVVGTVVNEMTDVMVHDVTNPPLGARFFAYACLAGYEVIAQNDSAYRSMFGVLNNYPSIKRPEGIENHAYQLTAALAMLETARKMQPSGALLRKYQDRLIDSCRKAGLDADRIAGSQAYALAISKEILKYAKSDRYNRISNFPRYEPSRLPGTWYPTPPGYFPPVEPYFRTVRPFTLDTCSQFRGNPPVAFSEDKNSAFFKLMKLNYDDTKQAEHLVMAAYWDCNPFALENRGHLLVGMKKISPGAHWMGITNIACGQAKADFAKTTLVNTSVAVGLMDSFMACWDEKYLSNRIRPETAIRKYIDPSWKPFLQTPPFPEYLSGHSVISTTSAIILTHYFGDKFAYTDTVEERFGLKARKFASFAAAAQESAMSRFYGGIHFMDAVTNGQVQGARVGEWVVKKLGVKQQHSGR from the coding sequence GTGCTCAATAAATTGATCCTGGTCCTGCTGCTGGCAGGCATGCTGGCCGGTTGTAAAAAAGACAACAAACCCTTCGACATCCATCCCGCGGTAGTAGGTACTGTGGTGAATGAAATGACGGATGTAATGGTGCATGATGTGACCAATCCGCCTCTCGGTGCCCGGTTCTTTGCTTATGCGTGTCTGGCGGGTTACGAGGTCATTGCACAAAACGATTCCGCCTACCGCAGCATGTTCGGCGTACTCAACAATTATCCTTCGATCAAACGTCCGGAAGGTATTGAGAACCATGCTTATCAGCTCACTGCTGCACTGGCTATGCTGGAAACGGCCAGGAAAATGCAGCCGTCCGGCGCTTTGCTCCGCAAGTACCAGGACCGGCTGATTGACTCCTGCCGCAAGGCGGGCCTGGATGCCGACCGGATTGCCGGCTCGCAGGCGTATGCGCTGGCGATCAGCAAGGAAATACTGAAATATGCCAAAAGTGACCGCTACAACCGGATCAGTAATTTCCCGAGGTATGAGCCCAGCCGTCTGCCCGGAACCTGGTACCCTACACCTCCCGGCTACTTTCCACCCGTAGAGCCTTACTTCCGCACGGTGCGGCCATTTACGCTGGATACCTGCTCCCAGTTCCGGGGAAACCCACCGGTAGCATTTTCAGAAGACAAAAATTCAGCGTTTTTCAAGCTCATGAAACTGAATTATGATGATACTAAGCAGGCAGAGCACCTGGTGATGGCAGCATACTGGGACTGCAATCCTTTTGCATTGGAAAACCGGGGACATTTGCTGGTGGGAATGAAGAAAATCTCACCGGGGGCGCACTGGATGGGAATTACCAATATTGCCTGCGGGCAGGCCAAGGCTGATTTTGCGAAAACAACACTCGTAAATACCAGTGTGGCGGTGGGGCTGATGGACTCTTTTATGGCTTGCTGGGACGAAAAGTACCTAAGCAACCGGATCAGGCCCGAGACGGCCATCCGCAAGTACATTGATCCTTCCTGGAAACCGTTCCTGCAAACCCCTCCTTTTCCCGAATATCTGAGCGGGCACTCCGTGATTTCCACAACTTCGGCAATCATTCTGACCCACTACTTTGGCGATAAGTTTGCATATACTGATACTGTCGAGGAGCGCTTCGGCCTTAAAGCCCGTAAGTTCGCCTCCTTTGCGGCGGCAGCGCAGGAATCGGCCATGTCGCGTTTTTATGGCGGTATTCACTTTATGGATGCCGTGACCAACGGACAGGTGCAGGGCGCGCGCGTAGGAGAGTGGGTCGTCAAAAAGCTGGGAGTGAAGCAGCAGCATTCAGGCAGGTAA
- the nadB gene encoding L-aspartate oxidase — translation MPQFDFLIIGSGIAGLSYAAKLARHFDKLNQEVSIAVITKVQADETNTKYAQGGIAVVWSESDSFEKHILDTMDAGDGINKKDIVDIVVREAPERIQELIDYGTRFDKDQGGEAYDLAREGGHSDHRILHFKDITGAEIERALLEEVNRHPSIEVLTHYYVVELITQHHLGETVYRYREDIKCFGAYVLNRQTGEVEKFVAKTTMLATGGIGNIYQSTTNPTIATGDGIAMAYRAKGICDNMEFIQFHPTSFYQPGQKPSFLISEAVRGFGGILKRADGSTFMENYDERLSLAPRDIVARAIDSEMKKNGVDHVYLDVRHCDYEKFVDHFPNITEYCLKAGVDIRKDMIPVVPAQHYMCGGIKVNEWAHTNINFLYAAGECACTGLHGANRLASNSLLEAVVFGHRAYEDTISRFAEAVIPQDIPEWDDSGTTHPEEQVLVTEMTRELNSIMSNYVGIVRTDRRMKRAYDRLELLHKEHEQLYRESKVSVAICELRNMISVSYLIIKMAMARRENIGLHFNADNV, via the coding sequence ATGCCCCAGTTTGATTTTCTGATCATCGGGTCTGGCATTGCCGGACTTAGCTACGCTGCCAAACTAGCCCGCCATTTTGATAAGTTAAACCAGGAAGTGTCCATTGCGGTCATTACCAAGGTGCAGGCGGACGAAACCAATACCAAGTATGCACAAGGCGGCATTGCGGTAGTATGGTCGGAGTCAGACTCTTTTGAAAAACACATCCTGGACACGATGGATGCCGGGGATGGTATCAACAAAAAGGATATTGTGGACATTGTGGTCAGGGAAGCTCCTGAGCGAATTCAGGAGCTCATTGACTACGGTACCCGTTTTGACAAAGACCAGGGTGGAGAAGCATACGACCTGGCCAGGGAAGGAGGGCATTCCGACCATCGTATCCTGCATTTCAAGGACATTACGGGAGCTGAAATTGAGCGCGCATTGCTGGAAGAGGTCAACCGCCATCCGAGTATTGAGGTTCTTACGCATTATTACGTAGTAGAGCTGATCACCCAGCACCATTTGGGGGAAACCGTATACCGTTACAGGGAAGATATTAAATGTTTCGGGGCTTATGTGCTGAACCGGCAAACGGGTGAAGTAGAGAAGTTTGTAGCCAAAACGACTATGCTGGCAACGGGCGGCATTGGTAATATTTACCAGAGCACCACCAACCCGACCATCGCTACAGGTGACGGAATTGCCATGGCGTACCGCGCCAAGGGAATTTGCGATAACATGGAGTTTATCCAGTTTCATCCCACAAGCTTTTACCAGCCGGGCCAAAAACCTTCATTCCTGATTTCGGAGGCAGTAAGGGGCTTCGGCGGCATTCTGAAGCGTGCGGATGGAAGTACATTCATGGAAAACTATGACGAGCGCCTGTCGCTGGCTCCCCGGGACATTGTAGCCCGCGCCATCGACTCCGAGATGAAAAAGAACGGGGTAGATCACGTGTACCTGGATGTGCGCCACTGCGACTACGAGAAATTTGTCGACCATTTTCCAAATATCACCGAGTACTGCCTCAAAGCCGGTGTAGACATCCGCAAAGATATGATCCCTGTGGTGCCTGCCCAGCATTATATGTGCGGTGGAATCAAGGTAAATGAATGGGCGCACACCAATATTAACTTCCTGTACGCTGCGGGCGAGTGCGCCTGCACCGGACTGCACGGCGCAAATCGCCTGGCTTCCAATTCTCTTCTTGAAGCGGTGGTCTTTGGTCATCGCGCTTATGAAGATACCATCTCCCGGTTTGCAGAAGCCGTAATTCCCCAAGACATTCCTGAATGGGATGACTCTGGCACTACCCACCCGGAGGAACAGGTGCTGGTTACGGAAATGACGCGTGAGCTCAACAGCATCATGTCCAACTACGTAGGCATTGTCCGCACCGACCGCCGGATGAAGCGTGCATATGACCGGCTTGAACTACTCCATAAGGAACACGAGCAGCTCTACCGTGAGTCAAAGGTATCCGTTGCCATATGCGAGCTCAGGAATATGATCTCGGTTTCGTACCTGATCATTAAAATGGCGATGGCGCGCCGCGAGAACATCGGCCTGCATTTCAATGCTGATAACGTTTAG
- a CDS encoding vanadium-dependent haloperoxidase — translation MKVRLLSLLVIGIALGCKPDQTPEKYNAAASDPRLFHETATHLTDVIIHDIFKPPVASRIYGYSFLAAYEALVPAYPEYQSLGNKLVKFTPAPRPDTSATYCFPLASIKAFTVVARTLTFSGDMWDAYEKGLFAKYEDMGIPQDVYERSMAYGDTVAKHILAYSAKDHYKEIRGYRYTVTNQPGTWVPTPPAYADACEPMWNTVRTFALDSVTQFRCPAPASYNLAKDSPFMKLAMEVYNMGNNLTEQQKASAFFWDDNPFVTNVVGHAMFANKKMTPVGHWMAIIRTITTDKKADLMQVNEAYTLGALAVYDAFIACWDEKYRSVRIRPETVINNNWDPNWRPYLETPAFPEYVSGHSSISAACGRILIHLFGENVAFTDTTEKKYGHGVKSFTSIEAAYWDASISRMLGGIHYRDGVEEGTRLGEKVGNNVWQRAVTRKNREALAQKN, via the coding sequence ATGAAAGTACGCTTACTCTCCCTGCTCGTCATAGGAATCGCGTTGGGCTGCAAGCCGGACCAAACGCCGGAAAAATACAATGCAGCAGCGTCCGACCCCAGGTTATTTCATGAGACCGCCACGCATCTCACAGATGTGATCATCCATGATATTTTCAAACCGCCGGTAGCCAGCCGGATTTACGGATATTCGTTTCTGGCTGCGTATGAGGCACTTGTCCCGGCTTATCCGGAGTACCAGTCACTAGGCAACAAACTGGTGAAGTTCACGCCTGCGCCCCGCCCTGACACCTCGGCGACCTACTGTTTTCCGCTTGCCAGTATCAAGGCTTTTACGGTGGTAGCCCGCACACTGACCTTTTCCGGAGATATGTGGGATGCGTATGAAAAAGGCCTTTTTGCCAAATACGAAGACATGGGGATCCCTCAAGACGTTTATGAACGCTCCATGGCATACGGCGACACGGTTGCCAAACATATCCTGGCTTATTCCGCCAAAGATCATTATAAAGAGATCCGGGGTTACAGGTATACGGTTACCAATCAGCCAGGCACCTGGGTGCCCACACCACCCGCCTATGCCGACGCTTGCGAGCCTATGTGGAACACCGTTAGAACTTTTGCGCTCGACTCGGTAACCCAGTTCCGGTGTCCTGCTCCTGCCAGTTACAACCTGGCCAAGGATAGCCCGTTTATGAAGCTGGCGATGGAAGTTTATAACATGGGCAACAACCTTACTGAACAACAGAAAGCAAGTGCTTTTTTCTGGGATGATAATCCGTTTGTGACCAACGTGGTAGGACATGCCATGTTTGCCAATAAGAAAATGACCCCCGTAGGACACTGGATGGCCATTATCAGAACGATTACGACCGACAAGAAAGCCGATCTGATGCAGGTTAATGAGGCGTATACGCTGGGAGCTCTTGCGGTTTACGATGCATTTATCGCATGCTGGGATGAGAAATACCGCTCAGTGCGCATCAGACCGGAGACCGTGATCAATAACAATTGGGACCCCAACTGGCGCCCGTATCTGGAAACACCTGCATTCCCTGAATATGTCAGCGGGCACAGTTCCATATCAGCGGCCTGCGGCAGGATACTGATCCACCTCTTTGGTGAAAATGTTGCATTTACCGACACCACGGAAAAGAAATATGGCCATGGTGTAAAGTCCTTTACATCCATTGAAGCTGCCTATTGGGATGCTTCCATCAGCCGGATGCTCGGGGGTATCCACTACCGCGACGGCGTGGAAGAAGGCACTCGATTGGGCGAGAAAGTAGGAAATAATGTGTGGCAGCGCGCGGTTACCCGCAAAAACCGGGAAGCGCTTGCCCAGAAAAACTAA